A region of Beijerinckia sp. 28-YEA-48 DNA encodes the following proteins:
- a CDS encoding 3-hydroxyanthranilate 3,4-dioxygenase has translation MSEGRLRAFNFQKWIDEHQHLLKPPVGNRQVWEDADMMVTVVGGPNRRTDYHDDPVEEFFYQLKGDMVLKVFDDGKFYDVPIRQGDIFMLPPHVRHSPQRPQEGSIGLVVENKRPAGVKDAFEWFCFNCGEKVHRVEVLLTSIVRDLPPLFEAFWADEKVRTCPKCGTLHPGRTPPEGWVKI, from the coding sequence ATGTCAGAGGGTCGTCTGCGTGCCTTCAATTTTCAGAAATGGATCGATGAACACCAACATCTGCTGAAGCCGCCAGTCGGCAATCGGCAGGTGTGGGAAGACGCCGACATGATGGTCACCGTCGTCGGTGGCCCCAATCGGCGCACCGATTATCATGACGATCCGGTGGAAGAATTCTTCTACCAGCTCAAGGGCGACATGGTTCTGAAAGTGTTCGACGACGGCAAGTTCTATGACGTGCCGATCCGTCAGGGCGACATTTTCATGTTGCCGCCGCACGTGCGCCACTCGCCGCAGCGGCCGCAGGAAGGCTCGATCGGCCTGGTGGTCGAGAACAAGCGGCCGGCAGGGGTTAAGGACGCCTTTGAATGGTTCTGCTTCAACTGTGGTGAGAAGGTGCACCGGGTCGAAGTGCTGCTGACCAGCATCGTGCGCGATCTGCCGCCGCTTTTCGAGGCGTTCTGGGCCGATGAAAAAGTACGCACTTGCCCGAAATGCGGCACCCTTCATCCGGGCCGCACGCCGCCTGAAGGCTGGGTAAAAATCTAA